A region of the Carya illinoinensis cultivar Pawnee chromosome 16, C.illinoinensisPawnee_v1, whole genome shotgun sequence genome:
CCATTCATAAGTTACAGAAGAAAGGTCCATCTCTAAGAAAGGCCTTACTTTTGGGCCTGTGTATGGACCTTCTAAAGAATGTAAATGACATTTGACAAAGCGAAACTAAAATGTGAACTCAAGTTTTCATCAGAAATTCAGGATCTTGTTTCTAGTACCCTTCAATCAGCGTCATCTCCCAAGAACATATTGTATATACCCTCTAAGAATTAACATTTTGTTTTGTCAACAAGATCCTCTGGATGTGTGAGTCTTCTTAATCGTAAACTAACATCCCAGATTTCCCAGAGTTTTTAGGTgagttctctttctttcttggcTTCGCTTTTTGTATAAATCATTCACAAATCCAATTGGGTCTCCTCTCGCTATTCATTCCTCAACATGATTGAATTCTCTTTCCCCCAAGATGCGAAATTTATGAAATAGAGGTTGATTTATGATTTCTCTCGTGATGGTAATTGTACTTATTTATTACCTCTGAactctgaatataaaaaaaaacccatgATCCCATTGCTTAATTTGCTTAGATTACGTTCTGGGTATGCTTAATTGCATTTCGTCTCGAAGCCCATTAGCTGGATTTGTATTACTATGAACAAATATTCATTTGGGTCTTCTGGGAGTCCCAAGTCCTTCCACGCATACCCAAGGGCTGTTGAATTTGATTTAGAATCAGGAACCACTAGACGTGCCCGAAAGCCTAAGAATTCTCCATTTCATCCCATCAAAATGATTAATTCATTGGGAACCCGCCTTCAATATTACTATAAGATGCACCCACTTCTAGTATTCATCATCTTCTTGTCCCTTGGGATCACAATTCTCATCGTTTTGTCTCTGTATGAGAGCCACTACCGGATGATGGGTAGTTATCAAAAGCTTGATGTGAGCTCGGGTGATTATCCGTTCCCAAAGCTTCGTAATCTTGTAATGGTTGCCGGGCATTCTGTATATACGAGTAGTAGCTGTGGGCGAGCTGAAAAGGAGGATTCATGGTTTTTGGAGTCTTATCAGAAGAATCCAGGCCAAGCTGCTACCTTTGTGAGACATATACAAGAGGGAGTTGAAATTGCAGCCAAAGATGATGCAGCTTTGCTTTTGTTTAGTGGTGGAGAGACACGGAAAGATGCTGGTCCTCGTAGCGAGGCTCAGAGTTATTGGAGCGTCGCTGAATTCAGAGGATGGTTTGGTGAGTCCGTGTATTATCTTACTTTTTATATCTATTTTCCCTTATTTGtatggaaaatatttataaactcAGAACTGATCCGGTTCGTGATTGCTAAATAAAAGGTCTAATAATTACTTAGATTATGTCGTGATCATTTATCATACTCTCATACCCATATTGACCTCACTTTAGAATTAGATCTAGTGGAATCCACAATTAGGTGCCATTAAATTTCTCGCCTTTCAGTGTAGTGAGCCTAGTGGCTGCGAGGATTTGCTAAATAAAGATGCTTGGACTTTAATCTATCTGGTAGAGATCAAGAATGAAgtgcataaaaaagaaaatgaagtgcATCCATGCAAGTGAAGCAAGTATTTGTGACATTATTTCTTGAGCTATTCCTATTATAGTTGCTTCATATCATCATAATGCACAGTAATAAAACTATCAGAATTTGAAATATTGTGTTTTAGATTTGGCTACTTCTTGGGAACTTCACATTATTTACTGGCCATTGTTTTAGAGACAATAATTTCTAGTCAATCATATCATTGATTCATTGCATGCTTTTACATCGTTCTCTAGGGTGGAACATTTTCCAGTGGATGTTCAAGGAATACAGTGCTGAGATTGGTGTTACAAGACATGCATAGGAGAGTCTCTTCCTGTATAAATTGATTTAGCTGCTGAGTAAATAACTTGATATTGTGAAATCCGTTTATCAAGTGGAATTAAAAGTCCATTGCTTCAATTTGAATGGTCCATCACTGACACTGAAGCGTGACCAGTTTCACCATTACATTACCAACACTGATCAGACAACCATATCTCGATGAACACTGCTACTACTCTTCACCACATCTAAAATTATCAATAATTCTGATTGTGATACCCACTAATGATTGATGATGAAGGTGATGAGTATAGGTGGTTTAAGGGATCCCATATTCCTTGGAGGGagaattcttgctctttataatgattctaaTGTGACTCTAGTTGTACCATAGACTAGTCCTTTTGTGCGTATAGGCCTAGATATGGCTTGGGTTTTCCTTAGagcattaaaaataatatcaaagctTATCTTAACCGAAAATGTGGAACTTGAGTCATGTCATCTACGATGAAGGCCCCGTCAGGAATTTGAGGGGGGACATTGTGATATCCCATGCTGTATGGGATTGAGATCCTATATTGCTTAGGGGagagaagtttttgctctttataatggttcCAATGGAGTTCCAATTCTACCATTGACTAATCATTTTGGAGTTTGGCCCAGATGTGGCTTGGGCCATCCTTGGGGCCTTACACTACTCATCCTATTTCTGCTGCCTCTAACACATGACTGCCTCTACTTTTGTCAGTTCGACCCTAATTGGCTCCTTCCAGAATTGCTTTAAGAACTGAAATGCTAGCAGCCCTACAGTGTTTACCTTTGTGGCACCCACCTCCAATTCTATGTCCATCAACACCACTGTTCCTTTGTTCCACATCCAGAAATACTAGAATATCTCTGCATGGCAATACGTGGAAAATGCCTTCTCCTTCAGTCTTTCTGCATGATAGGAAGGATCTTTCTGCTTCATCTCCCATTGTCAATATTCAAAAAGGCAAGTTAGTTTCTTTCCCAGTTCATGAAACTACTCTTAAAGCCATAATTAATAGTGTTTATACCATAAAGCTCCTTGAATTACTCCAAGCAGGCCAACTTACCTGTCAAATCTCATGTTTTTTAGAGTTGTTCTTGCTAAAATGTTTTAACAAGTTTTAATGGCGGCAATTTTATTTCATGATATTCTAATACATTATATAGTCTCTATAGCATGTAATGTATGATAAATGGACATCTTCATTGCATGGTTCTCTCTGAGTCTTGAGCTATTGATTGTCACTATGGAACAAATGGAAACTTCATAGATTAACCATGATTTCTTTGAATGGGAAGGTTGGTTCTGACACATAAATATGTGGGACATTCTGGTTTATCCTACTGTTATGCCACTTATCTTGTGATTGTCTCTATAGGCATGGAAGAAAATGTGAGATGGAGGGCACTCACAGAAGAGCATGCAAGGGACAGCTTTGAGAATCTTCTCTTTAGCTTGTGTCGTTTCCGAGAGCTTACTGGCATGTATCCATATAACATAACTGTGAGTCCCCTCCTCCTTTTTTGGCAAAAAGAACAGTACCccataattttattagaaattcCCTCCTACTGCAGCTCcccctcctctccctctctcctcttTTCTTCCTTGCCTCTTGGAgataaaatatatgaatgatACACGTGATGGTATGAAATTGGGGGGAGGGGGAAACAACCAGACAGTTGTATCTGCTTTCTTGACTCTGAAATCGTATCTGCTTTCTTGACTCTGAAATCCAATGTACACTGCTTTCTTGACCCTCAAATCAAATGTTCGTCACACCAAATATTTGAGATTCCCATTCTTCACCTATGTTTTCTATAGTCTGGCTGTAAATGGGTcactaaataatttctaaaatggTAGTTGTCGATGGGATTAGTGCCGAAATACCATCATAGAACATGcttgttcttttccttttgaagtCTATGCCCAAAGCCCCTTTAGCTGTAGTTCTTTACCCCATTGTAGTTATAACATTAAATTTCTGCAAGACACGTTTGAAGTAAATGACCTTGTAATCAGGTTGTAAGTTATGATTTTAAGGAAGAGAGATTTGCACATCTGCATCGGTCTGCAATTGGATTTCCAGAGCCAAGGTTTTTCTACATAGGCACCCCAGCTTCACAGACTTCAAAAGAAGCCGCTCTGAAAGGTGAGGCATTGGTGCGGGCCCAATTCCAAGGAGATCCCTATGGGTGCCAAGGATCACTCTATCGGAAAAAGCTCGGGCGGGATCCTTTTCACCGATCGATTCCTTATCCAAATGGGTGCCCTGAGATTGAAGGTCTGTTCAGATACTGCGGAGCGGCTCCTTATCCGGGCTCCCTTCCTTGGTCCTAGTCAAAACTAGTTAC
Encoded here:
- the LOC122299503 gene encoding uncharacterized protein C57A10.07 isoform X1 yields the protein MNKYSFGSSGSPKSFHAYPRAVEFDLESGTTRRARKPKNSPFHPIKMINSLGTRLQYYYKMHPLLVFIIFLSLGITILIVLSLYESHYRMMGSYQKLDVSSGDYPFPKLRNLVMVAGHSVYTSSSCGRAEKEDSWFLESYQKNPGQAATFVRHIQEGVEIAAKDDAALLLFSGGETRKDAGPRSEAQSYWSVAEFRGWFGMEENVRWRALTEEHARDSFENLLFSLCRFRELTGMYPYNITVVSYDFKEERFAHLHRSAIGFPEPRFFYIGTPASQTSKEAALKGEALVRAQFQGDPYGCQGSLYRKKLGRDPFHRSIPYPNGCPEIEGLFRYCGAAPYPGSLPWS
- the LOC122299503 gene encoding uncharacterized protein C57A10.07 isoform X2, translated to MNKYSFGSSGSPKSFHAYPRAVEFDLESGTTRRARKPKNSPFHPIKMINSLGTRLQYYYKMHPLLVFIIFLSLGITILIVLSLYESHYRMMGSYQKLDVSSGDYPFPKLRNLVMVAGHSVYTSSSCGRAEKEDSWFLESYQKNPGQAATFVRHIQEGVEIAAKDDAALLLFSGGETRKDAGPRSEAQSYWSVAEFRGWFGMEENVRWRALTEEHARDSFENLLFSLCRFRELTGMYPYNITEERFAHLHRSAIGFPEPRFFYIGTPASQTSKEAALKGEALVRAQFQGDPYGCQGSLYRKKLGRDPFHRSIPYPNGCPEIEGLFRYCGAAPYPGSLPWS